A window of the Lepus europaeus isolate LE1 chromosome 5, mLepTim1.pri, whole genome shotgun sequence genome harbors these coding sequences:
- the THEMIS2 gene encoding LOW QUALITY PROTEIN: protein THEMIS2 (The sequence of the model RefSeq protein was modified relative to this genomic sequence to represent the inferred CDS: inserted 2 bases in 2 codons; deleted 1 base in 1 codon), translating to MEPVPLQDFVRFLDPASLPRVLRIYSGVYFESSIYEIAGSECCLSTGDLVKVTHVRLQKVVCENPGTGQTLELDPSFQGHFSPLTSGQSYRTLGELVSAAARSTTQLPVSFMSTRSITADARVVPQDQPLSLEAVETHLGTRCARCVLDTGSQRVVLRLPLSLKGPFWKWEPXCPRTLLQALQDPALRDLILTCPTXPWSCLVLRPLYEVQAIMHMRRTIVKIPSSLEVDVQDITASAQHIRFIKPLQLSEVLARGGPFPLAAEILEVPEGPPGFLGPWVGSLGKGRKLCIHGLASPAWWVLASSKGHKVPRHFLVSGAYEGKLRRRPREFSMAYDLLGALQPGRPLRVVVTKDCEAEAGAGEDAEACALAVGDRLEVLGISQVHGAQGRDEDVLVCQRLSERAGEEMEEEEEVSEEEAAAQERMLLPLHLAGSFVEEVSDGRRYKLAELTAQFPLPCEVKVVAKDASHPADPLASIRGLRLEEKITEPFLVVSWGSEPQVAFAIPPRWLDLTLVEYEWPQGQPAAPPPVATVEELTDTFYYHLRKLPASASQAPPPRPPKSKGLSGQKMKSHEEGGGESSQGFGRPQPALLPKPKAMTQSASSSSHKHSQVPAHRKGRGPDRLEAQDADPDKHDYEEILQHFQSAM from the exons ATGGAGCCGGTGCCGCTGCAGGATTTCGTGCGCTTCCTGGACCCCGCTTCCCTCCCACGCGTGCTGCGGATCTACTCGGGGGTCTATTTCGAGA GCTCCATCTATGAGATCGCCGGGAGTGAGTGCTGCCTGTCCACGGGGGACCTGGTCAAGGTTACCCACGTCCGCCTCCAGAAGGTTGTCTGTGAGAACCCAGGGACGGGTCAGACCTTGGAGCTCGACCCCAGCTTCCAGG GCCACTTCAGCCCCCTCACCAGCGGGCAGAGCTACAGGACCCTGGGGGAGCTGGTCTCTGCCGCAGCCCGGAGCACCACGCAGCTGCCCGTTTCCTTCATGTCAACCCGCAGCATCACCGCCGAC GCCAGGGTGGTGCCCCAGGACCAGCCCCTCTCACTTGAGGCTGTGGAGACGCACCTCGGGACCCGCTGCGCCCGCTGCGTGCTGGACACTGGGTCGCAGCGGGTCGTCCTGCGCCTGCCCCTTTCCCTGAAGGGGCCCTTCTGGAAGTGGGAGC GGTGCCCCCGAACCCTGCTCCAGGCCCTGCAGGACCCAGCCCTGAGGGACCTCATCCTCACCTGCCCCA TTCCCTGGAGCTGCCTGGTCCTGAGGCCCCTCTACGAGGTCCAAGCCATCATGCACA tgCGCAGGACCATCGTCAAGATCCCCTCCTCCCTGGAGGTCGACGTGCAGGACATCACCGCCTCCGCCCAGCACATCCGCTTCATCAAGCCGCTGCAGCTGAGCGAGGTCCTGGCGCGAGGAGGCCCCTTCCCCCTGGCCGCCGAGATCCTGGAGGTTCCAGAGGGGCCCCCCGGCTTCCTCGGCCCGTGGGTGGGCTCCTTGGGGAAAGGCCGGAAGCTCTGCATCCATGGCCTGGCCTCTCCGGCCTGGTGGGTCCTGGCCTCGAGCAAGGGCCACAAGGTGCCCCGGCACTTCCTGGTGTCCGGGGCCTACGAGGGCAAGCTGCGGCGGCGGCCCCGGGAGTTCTCCATGGCCTACGACCTCCTGGGCGCCCTGCAGCCGGGCCGGCCGCTCCGGGTGGTGGTGACGAAGGACTGTGAAGCCGAGGCCGGGGCCGGAGAGGACGCTGAGGCCTGCGCCCTGGCTGTAGGGGACCGGCTGGAGGTGCTGGGGATAAGCCAGGTTcatggggcccagggcagggacgAGGACGTCTTGGTGTGTCAGCGGCTGAGCGAGCGGGCTGGGGAGGaaatggaggaagaggaggaagtgagTGAAGAGGAGGCGGCGGCCCAGGAGCGGATGCTGCTGCCCCTCCATCTTGCCGGTAGCTTTGTGGAGGAGGTGAGCGACGGCCGGCGCTATAAACTGGCAGAGCTGACGGCCCAGTTCCCGCTGCCCTGTGAGGTCAAGGTGGTGGCCAAGGACGCCAGCCACCCCGCCGACCCCCTGGCCTCCATCCGGGGCCTGCGGCTGGAGGAGAAGATCACAGAACCCTTCTTGGTGGTGAGCTGGGGCTCCGAGCCCCAGGTGGCCTTTGCGATCCCACCCCGGTGGCTGGACCTCACGCTGGTGGAGTACGAgtggccacagggccagcctgcTGCGCCGCCCCCTGTGGCCACGGTGGAGGAGTTGACCGACACCTTCTACTATCACCTGCGGAAGTTGCCGGCCAGCGCCAGCCAGGCGCCCCCACCCAGGCCCCCCAAAAGCAAGGGCCTCAGCGGGCAGAAGATGAAGAGCCATGAGGAGGGCGGTGGCGAG TCTTCTCAAGGCTTCGGACGGCCACAGCCCGCTCTGCTGCCCAAACCCAAGGCGATGACCCAGTCAGCGTCCAGCAGCTCACATAAGCACAGCCAGGTTCCTGCCCACAGGAAGGGCCGCGGGCCTGACAGGCTCGAAGCCCAGGATGCAG ATCCCGACAAACACGATTACGAAGAAATACTGCAGCACTTCCAGAGCGCCATGTAG